The DNA segment ATTAGTGCCATTGCTGCGGGAATATAAACCTCAATCCCTAGGCGTGTATGGGGTGTATCAATCCCGCAAACATATGCAGCCCGCATTAAGGGTGATGATGGATATGCTAGTGCAGCATTTTAACGGGACAATTTAAGGGCGTGATCTTGCACGACTCAGCTCCAAGATAAAGTCGCTTCGAAACGGCTATTCAGCCTCAACTCCTTCCTTCGATTTATATTTTGCGCCAGACGCTTAAACCCCATTGCGGCTATTTTCTGTTCAGCTATATTGATTGGGATATTTTTGTTTTAAATGTGCAACTTAGGTCCCATCCTCCCTTGCTGAGCAGACGATATGAGCGAAGATATTAAAGATCACAAAGAAATTACCCGCGCGAATATTCGCGTCAATGCCCAGCTCGATGTGCCCTTTTTGGCGATGAATACCCTAGCGGCCATCATCGCCAGCTACGGACTCTTGGCCAACAGCGCCGCCGTGGTCATTGGCGCCATGATTGTTGCTATGCTGTTTTCCCCCATTTTAGGCTTGGCATTAGGGCTGGTCGAAGGAGAAAAACTCTTAGTTCGCCATGCCATTAAGAGTTTAATCGTGGGGAGTATTCTGGTTTATTTCACCGCCTTTTTAATTGGCTTTTTGCATTCCGATATTCCTATCACGCCGGAGATCATGGCGAGAACGGCGCCAAACTTTCTCGATTTAATGGTCGCGTTTGCGGGCGGTGCGGCGGGCGCCTATGCGACTATTTCGCCGCGGTTAAGTACTTCCTTTGTGGGAGTGGCGATTGCCACCGCATTAGTGCCGCCCCTGTGTGCCTCGGCGATATTGCTCGGTCATGGTAATTTTGAACTCGCCCGAGGAGCCTTCTTACTGACGTTTACCAACATAGTCGCCATCCAATTTGTGTCCTCCGTGGTGCTGTGGTTGAACGGTTTTCATGGATTTTATTTTTGGCAAAAAAGCTCACTGTGGGAGTTGCTGAAACGTAACTTCATTACATTGATCCTGCTGGTTATTTTAGTCATTGCCCTCAGCGTGAATCTGCATAATGTGGTGGCAAGGCAATTGTATGAGAGCAAAGTGACTCGCATTGTGAGTGAGCAGTTACTCAAGTTCCCCAATATGCGGTTGATTAAAGTTGGGATTGAGGAAGAGGCCAGTCAATGGATAGTGCGGGTCACCGTTGGCGGAATTAAAAAACCAGATGCCAGCTTTGTGCGACTACTGGAGAGTGAGTTGACGCAGACGGGCCAAGTAAAACCGGCGACCGTGCGCGTGCGTTACTTTCAGGTCGATGTGATTGACCGCGATGGTGATGTTAAAGCGATTCAGGAGCAGGATTAGTAGGCTTAACTTTTGTGCATTAAAAGAAAGCCCCGCAATTGCGGGGCTTTTTATGTACCTATAAACGATTGCGCTTACTTGGTCATACGCTTGTATTTTAAGCGGTGTGGCTCAACCACATCGGCACCATAGGTGTTCTTCAACCATGCCGAGTATTCGGTGTAGTTACCTTCGTAGAAGTTCACTTGGCCTTCGTCGCGGTAGTCTAGAATATGGGTCGCGATACGGTCTAAGAACCAACGGTCGTGCGAAATTACCATGGCACAACCTGGGAACTCGAGGATCGCTTCTTCCAGTGCGCGCAGGGTTTCAACGTCTAAGTCGTTGGTGGGTTCGTCGAGGAGCAGTACGTTACCGCCAGCTTGCAGCAGCTTAGCTAAGTGAACACGGTTGCGCTCACCACCCGACAATGTGCCGATAACTTTCTGTTGATCCGCACCACGGAAGTTGAAGCGGCCCACATAGGCGCGGCTTGGGATTTCCATGTTGTTGATGCGCATGATGTCTTGACCACCGGAAATTTCTTGCCAAATGGTGTTCTTGTCATTCATTGAGTCGCGGAACTGTTCAACCGACGCCAGTTGCACGGTTTCACCTAACTCGATGGTACCGCTATCTGGCTGCTCGCTGCCAGACAGCATACGGAACAGGGTCGATTTACCCGCGCCGTTAGCACCGATAATACCGACGATCGCGCCCTTAGGAATCGAGAACGACAGGTTGTCGATCAGCACGCGGTCACCGTAGGATTTGGTTAAGTTGTTAACCTCAATCACTTTGTCACCTAAACGTGGTCCTGGCGGAATAAACAGCTCGTTGGTTTCGTTACGTTTTTGGTAATCAGAGGTGTTCAGCTCTTCAAAGCGCGCCATACGGGCTTTACCCTTAGACTGACGGCCTTTCGCGCCTTGGCGAACCCATTCTAATTCTTTCGCGATGGTCTTTTGGCGGGCGCTTTCAGCGGCAGATTCCTGCTTCAAGCGAGCATCTTTTTGCTCAAGCCATGAAGAGTAGTTGCCTTCCCATGGGATACCCTCACCACGGTCAAGTTCTAAAATCCAGCCCGCGGCATTGTCGAGGAAGTAACGGTCGTGGGTAATCGCCACAACGGTGCCCGAGTATTCCTGCAGGAAGTGTTCGAGCCAAGCGACTGATTCGGCGTCCAAGTGGTTGGTGGGTTCGTCGAGCAGCAGCATCTCTGGCTTTTCCAGCAGCAGACGACAAATCGCCACACGGCGGCGCTCACCACCCGATAAGACTTCAATCTTCTCGTCCCAATCTGGAAGACGCAGGGCGTTCGCCGCACGCTCGAGGATGTTGTCCAGATTGTGGGCGTCCTGCGCCTGAATGATGGCTTCAAGTTCGCCTTGCTCTTTGGCAAGCGCGTCAAAGTCCGCATCAGGATCGGCGTAAGCCGCATAGACTTCGTCTAAGCGTTTGAGGGCATTTTTGGCTTCAGAAACCGCTTCTTCAATCGCCTCACGTACGGTTTGCGTTGGGTCGAGTTTCGGTTCTTGCGGCAGGTAACCAATCTTCAACCCTGGCATTGGGCGCGCTTCACCCTCAATTTCGGTATCGATACCGGCCATGATGCGCAGTAGGGTGGATTTACCTGAACCGTTAAGACCTAACACACCGATCTTAGCGCCGGGGAAAAAGCTTAAGGAAATGTCTTTAAGGATCTGCTTCTTAGGAGGAACAACCTTGCCCACCCGCAGCATGCTGTAAACAAACTGAGCCATTTTTCTGCATCTATAAGTGACTAATGATGCGGCTAATTCTACTCGATTGTGCGCCGAACTCAACTCGGCATTGAGGCGAGTTCAAGGTAAAACTGTAGGATTTTCATGTTTCAGAGACTGGGATTGTCGGCTAGTTACGAGTAGAATACCGCGCAACCCTACCTACAAGAATTGGCAGCTGGAGTAAGCAATGCTGAAAAAAGATATGAATATCGCAGATTATGATCCGGAACTGTTCAACGCAATTCAGAACGAAACTCTGCGTCAAGAAGAGCATATTGAGCTGATTGCTTCTGAAAACTACACCAGTCCACGCGTGATGCAAGCGCAAGGTTCACAATTAACCAACAAGTACGCCGAAGGTTATCCTGGCAAGCGCTACTACGGTGGTTGTGAGTATGTGGACGTAGTTGAAACCTTAGCGATTGAGCGTGCAAAACAACTGTTTGGCGCGACTTACGCAAACGTACAACCTCACTCAGGTTCTCAAGCAAACAGCGCCGTTTACATGGCATTGTTAAAACCAGGCGATACCGTTTTAGGTATGAACCTTGCTCACGGTGGTCACTTGACCCACGGTTCACCTGTAAACTTCTCCGGTAGACTGTACAACATCATTCCTTACGGCATCGATGAATCAGGCAAAATCGACTACGACGAAATGGAACGTCTGGCGGTTGAACATAAGCCTAAGATGATGATCGGTGGTTTCTCTGCTTACTCAGGCATCGTTGACTGGGCAAGAATGCGCGAAATCGCAGACAAAATAGGTGCTTACCTGTTTGTCGACATGGCGCACGTTGCGGGTCTTATCGCCGCTGGTGTGTATCCAAACCCAGTGCCACACGCGCACGTTGTGACGTCAACCACTCACAAGACCTTAGCCGGTCCTCGTGGCGGTATCATTCTGTCTGCTGCCGATGATGAAGAGCTATACAAAAAGCTGAACTCTGCGGTATTCCCAGGCGGTCAAGGTGGTCCTTTGATGCACGTTATCGCGGGTAAAGCGGTAGCCTTCAAAGAAGCTTTAGAGCCAGAGTTCAAAGCTTACCAACAACAAGTGGTTAAGAATGCTAAAGCCATGGTTGAAGTGTTCTTAGAGCGTGGTTACAAGATCGTTTCTGGCGGTACTGACAACCACTTAATGCTGGTGGACTTAATTGGTCGCGACCTGACGGGTAAAGAAGCCGATGCCGCTTTAGGTAGCGCGAACATCACAGTAAACAAAAACTCTGTGCCAAACGATCCACGTTCTCCATTCGTGACCTCTGGTGTGCGTATCGGTACGCCTGCGATCACTCGCCGTGGCTTTAAAGAAGCTGAAGCGAAAGAGTTAACCGGTTGGATCTGTGACATCCTCGACGATGCCCACAACCCAGCAGTCATCGAGCGCGTAAAAGGCCAAGTATTGGCTCTGTGCGCCCGTTTCCCTGTTTACGGTTAATTCGTTAATTTATCTGAATATGGCGGCTGAGTTCACAACTGCTTAGGGTGTCACTCTTAGGTGGTTAACCTCAGCCGATAAATAGGATAAAATCCCATGGCCGCATTAAGCGGCCATTTTTATTGCTAAAATCTTAGACTTAAACCCGCTCGGTTTAAGCAAGCTACAGCGAAAGCCATAGGCTTTATTCCATTCACGGCAGGAGGCTCAATGCATTGTCCATTTTGCAGCGCGACAGATACTAAAGTGATCGATTCCCGATTAGTGGCGGAAGGCCATCAAGTGCGTCGTCGCCGAGAATGCACCGAATGCCACGAAAGATTTACCACCTTCGAAGGGGCTGAATTAGTCATGCCACGGGTGATTAAACGTGATGGCACGCGCCAACCCTTCGATGAAGAAAAGCTGCAAGCAGGCATGTTACGCGCGGTCGAAAAGCGCCCCGTGTCTATGGATGAAATCGAGCAGGCCTTAAGTAAAATCAAGTCAACGCTGCGGGCTACTGGTGAGCGCGAAGTGCCATCCGAGATGATAGGTAACTTGATGATGGAACAGTTAATGAGCCTAGATAAGGTTGCCTATATTCGTTTTGCCTCGGTTTACCGCGCCTTTGAAGACGTCTCCGAATTTGGCGAGGCGATTGCGAAACTGCAAAAGTAACGTGGGTTATCTTAGGTTAGCGCTTAGGTTAGCGCCTCGTTATGCGCCGCATTCGGGCACGCTTCCTCAGGATTTCATAGGGTTTATATGAATTGGTCAGAACTCGATAACCAGATGATGAGCCGAGCCATACAATTGGCTCGCAAAGGATTTTATACCACTCGCCCCAATCCTAGTGTGGGCTGCGTTATCGTAAAAGATAATCACATTGTCGGCGAAGGTTATCATCAAAAAGCCGGCGAGCCCCACGCCGAGGTGCATGCACTGCGCATGGCAGGCGAACTTGCCCGCGGCGGGACCGCCTATGTCACCTTAGAACCTTGTAGCCATTATGGCCGCACACCGCCGTGCGCCTTGGCGCTGATCAATATTGGTGTAAAACGTGTGGTGGTCGCAGTTGAAGACCCTAATCCGCAGGTCGGTGGTCGCGGAATTCAAATGCTGCGCGATGCGGGCATTCAAGTGGATGTCGGTTTACATCGCGACGAAGCTTACGCTTTAAATCTTGGTTTTATGAAGCGCATGGAGTCGGGCCTGCCTTGGGTAACGGTAAAGCTTGCCGCGAGTCTCGATGGTAAAACCGCGCTATCCAACGGTGTCTCTAAGTGGATTACAGGCCCCGAAGCTCGCCGCGATGTGCAGCGCTTACGTTTGCGCGCCTGCGCACTGGTCACTGGGATTGAAACCGTACTGGCCGATGACCCTTCGCTCAATGTGCGCTACTCAGAGCTTAGCAGTCTTAGCTCGCAATTGAGTGAAGCGCAGATTTTACAACCGCTGCGGGTGATTTTAGACAGTCGTTGCCGCATGCCGATTACGGCGGCCTTGCTTACGATTGAATCGCCGATTTTATTAGTCTCAACTGAGCCTTACTCGCCAGCCTTTATAGCGCAGTTGCCGGCCCATGTGACTTGTCTTCAATTACCGGCGATTGATGGTCGCATCTCGCTGCCCGCACTCTTAAGCTATTTAGGCAAAAGCTGTAATCAGGTGCTTATCGAAGCGGGCGCGACCTTAGCGGGTGCCTTTATCGGCGCGGGATTAGCCGATGAGTTAGTGCTGTATCAAGCGATGAAAATCCTTGGCGCACAAGGACGTAATCTACTCGAATTACCCGATTATCAAATGATGGCCGATATTCCGACCCTCAAACTGGTCGATGAGCGTAAAGTGGGCGCGGATATGCGTTTCACCTTGCGGCTCACGTCCAATCCATCTTTAGCGAATAAGTGAGTTAACCATGTTTACTGGGATTATTGAGGCCGTAGGCACGCTGCGAAAGCTTGAACGTAAAGGCGATGATATTCGTTTGACGGTCGCCAGTGGCAAACTGGATTTAAGCGATGTGCGTTTAGGCGACAGTATCGCCACCAATGGTGTGTGTTTGACTGTGGTTCAGCAATTAGCCGATGGCTATGTGGCGGATGTGTCGGCTGAAACTGTCAGTCTCACAGGCTTTGCTAACTATAAAGTGGGCACTAAGGTTAATCTTGAAAAAGCCGTTACCCCGACAACTCGCCTCGGCGGGCATATGGTCAGCGGCCATGTGGATGGCATTGCCACCGTAGAGCAGCGTTTGGCGCGGGGTCAAGCGATTGAGTTTTGGTTAGCGGCGCCAACTGAACTGGCGCGCTATATCGCCCATAAAGGTTCTATCACCATCGATGGCGTGAGCCTCACGGTAAACGAAGTCGATGGACACCGTTTTCGTTTAACCATAGTGCCTCATACGGCGGGTGAAACCACACTGGTGGATTTGAAAGCTGGTGATAAGGTTAATATTGAAGTGGATTTAATCGCCCGCTATTTAGAGCGTTTAATGCGCTTTGACTCTAAAGAAACCCAAGGCGGTGGGGTAACCATGGAAATGTTAGCCCGTGCTGGCTTTGTGCGTTAGGGCACTGGCACTTAGCTCACTTAGGTATAGAATTTCATAACAACAGTAAAATCATAAAGGTCCTACAATGGCGCTGCACAGTATAGAAGAGATCATCGAGGATATTCGTCAAGGCAAAATGGTTATTTTGATGGATGACGAAGACAGAGAAAACGAAGGCGACCTGATTATGGCGGCCGAGCTGGTGACGCCTGAAGCGATTAACTTTATGGCGAAATACGGTCGTGGACTTATCTGCCAAACGATGACTAAGGCCCGTTGCCAGCAGTTAAACCTGCCCTTGATGGTGACTAACAACAATGCGCAGTTCTCGACTAACTTTACGGTATCGATTGAAGCGGCTGAAGGCGTAACCACCGGGATTTCGGCCCACGATCGCGCTGTGACTGTTAAAGCTGCCGTGGCTAAAGATGCCAAGGCATCGGATTTAGTACAACCTGGTCATATCTTCCCATTAATGGCGCAGGACGGCGGCGTGTTAACCCGCGCAGGTCACACTGAGGCGGGTTGTGATTTAGCCCGTTTAGCGGGGCTTGAGCCATCGGGCGTGATTGTTGAGATCCTCAATGAAGACGGCACTATGGCCCGTCGCCCTGATTTAGAGATTTTCTCTGAATTGCATGGGATTAAAATCGGCACTATTGCGGCGCTTATCGAATACCGCAACACCAAAGAAACCACTGTCGTGCGTGAAGCCAAATGTAAACTGCCAACCCGCTTTGGCGAGTTCGACATGGTGACCTTTAGGGATACTATCGACAATCAACTGCACTTTGCCTTAGTGAAGGGCGAGGTGAAGCCAGATTGTTTAGTGCGCGTACACTTACAAAATACTTTCAACGATTTACTCCACTCGGAGCGCGATCAGCAGCGTAGTTGGCCGCTTGAAAAAGCCATGGAGCGTATTTCTGCCGAAGGTGGAGTGTTGGTGCTGCTGGGCAATCAAGAGCATACCTGTGAAATTCTCTCTAAAGTCAAAGCCTTTGAAGCAGAAGATCAAGGTCAAGCGCCAGCGTCTGCAAAATGGCAAGGCACTTCGCGCCGCGTGGGTGTAGGTTCGCAAATCCTTGCCAGCCTTGGGGTAACCAAAATGCGTCTCTTAAGTTCGCCTAAGCGTTATCACTCGCTCTCTGGCTTTGGTCTTGAAGTGACTGAATACGTAGCGGAGTAACAGGCCGAGCTTGTTAGACGTTGCACTAAGGTAAAATTAATCATTTGTATAATTTGCATAGGGCTGTGGGCGATTGACTGTGGTATCATGTCGCCACTTTTCGCCCAAGCCGGGTGCTTTAGCTAAATTAGGTAAGAAAATGAACGTAGTTCAAGGTAATATCGAAGCGAAGAATGCCAAAGTTGCGATTGTAATTTCGCGTTTTAACAGCTTTTTAGTTGAGAGCCTGCTTGAAGGTGCACTTGACACGCTGAAACGTTTTGGCCAAGTCAGTGATGAAAACATCACTGTCGTCCGTGTACCTGGTGCGGTTGAGTTACCGCTGGCTGCACGTCGTGTTGCCGCAAGTGGTAAGTTTGACGGTATCATCGCACTTGGTGCTGTGATCCGTGGTGGTACCCCTCATTTTGATTTTGTTGCAGGTGAATGTAACAAAGGTCTAGCTCAAATCGCATTAGAGTTCGATCTGCCCGTTGCCTTCGGTGTATTGACGACAGATACCATTGAACAAGCCATTGAGCGTTCAGGTACTAAAGCAGGTAACAAGGGCGGCGAAGCTGCACTAAGCTTGCTTGAAATGGTCAATGTTCTGCAACAGCTAGAACAACAGTTGTAATAGTAGGAAAAATAATGAAGCCTTCTGAGCGCCGCAAGGCCCGCCGTTTAGCCGTACAAGCCATTTATTCATGGCAACTAAGCGGGAATAATATTGCCGATGTCGAGCACGAGTTTTTAACTGAACAGAGCCTCGACGGTGTTGATGTAGCTTATTTTCGTGAGCTATTTGCAGGCGTAGCAACTAAGAAAACCCAACTGGATGAGTTGTTCATTCCACACTTAGACCGCCCGATTGATGAGGTGTCGCCAGTGGAGAAGGCCATAGTTCGCTTAGCGGCCTATGAGCTGACTTTCCGTAAAGATGTGCCGTTCAAAGTCGCGATTAACGAGGCGATTGAACTGGCTAAAGCTTTCGGTGCGGATGAAAGCCATAAGTTTGTTAATGGATTACTCGACAAACTGGTTGCACGTAAGTAATAAGGACAAACGGTATCTTAGGATACCGTTTTTCATTGCTAACAAAGGTGGCCGATGTGAGTCGCGCCAAACTGTACAGTGAAAGAATTCCAACTTATTGAATGTTATTTCAATCACCGCGGCCCCACGCGCCGTGATGTCAAACTGAGTATTGGCGACGATTGCGCCCTAGTGCAGCCCGCCGAAAACAAGTCGATCGCCATCTCCTGCGATACCTTAGTCGAAAACGTTCACTTCTTCCCCGATATTCCCCCTCAAGCCTTAGGTTACAAAGCCTTAGCTGTGAATCTTTCGGATTTAGCCGCCATGGGGGCTGAACCTGCTTGGATGACGCTTGCGCTTACCTTGCCAGAGGTTAACGAAGCCTGGCTGAGTGGGTTTAGTGAGGGACTCTTCGAAGCTGCGGAATACTATGGTATTGCCCTTATTGGCGGTGATACTACCCGCGGCCCTAGAGCCATTAACATTACCGTGCATGGACAAGTACCGCAGGGTAAGGCGCTGACTCGCCACGGTGCAAAAGCGGGTGACTGGATTTATGTGACAGGTACGCTAGGCGATTCGGCATTAGGGCTGGATTTGATCCGTGGCGTGCAGCATGCGCGTGCGGAGCATAAAGAGTTCTTAATCAATCGCCATTATCGTCCGACGCCTCGAGTGTTAGCGGGTCAATCGTTACGGTCTTTGGCATCCAGTGCCATCGACTTATCCGACGGTTTTATCTCCGACATTGGCCATATCCTCAAAGCATCGCAGGTGGGTGCTGTTGTGGATGTGGGCACGATTCCGTTGTCCCGCGCGATGCAAGATACCGTGAGTGAAGAGCATGCTTTAGGTTATGCGCTAACGGGGGGCGAGGATTATGAGCTGCTCTTTACCGTGCCAGAGGCACAAAAAGGTGCTTTAGAAACGGCACTGAGCCACGCTGGGACTAAGTTTGTGCGGGTTGGGCAAATTTGCGCGGGCAGTAAACTTAAATTGCAACTCAATGGTGAGCCGTTTACGCCGCCATATCATGGTTTTGAGCATTTTTAATGAAGTTGTTATCCCAAGATCAGGCGCTGTCGCGCCTGTCTCTTAAAAATCCGATCCATTTTTTAGCTTTAGGCTTTGGCAGTGGTTTAGCGGCTAAGGCGCCCGGCACCTTTGGTACCTTAGCGGCAGTTCCGCTCTATTTGTTATTGGCGCAATTGCCCTTGAGTTGGTATTTAGCCGTGACCTTAGTATGCGTACTCGCGGGGATTTATATCTGCGATAAGGCGGCTAAGGACATGGGCGTACATGACCATGGCGCAATTGTTTGGGATGAAGTAGCAGGCCTATTAATCACTATGATTGCGGCGCCAGCCGGAGTGCTCTGGTTAGTCGTTGGTTTTGTGCTGTTTCGTCTCTTTGACATCATCAAACCTTGGCCAATCCGTTGGCTCGATGCCAAGGTCGAAGGCGGCTTTGGCATTATGATCGACGATGTATTAGCAGGCATTTTTGCGCTTATTGGTGTGCAGGCCCTGGCTGCTTTTATCCATTAACGAAAGCAGTTTTGTGTTAATTAAGCCGCCGTTAGTGAATGCTAAAGGCGGCTTTTGTTTGTGTCGGTGTTTTAATGCGGATGCCTCGGTTTGACAATAAAGAGATCGGTGCGCAGCTTGTTAATGATATTTCGCGCCGCATTACCTTTAAATGCACTCAACATGCCTTTGCGTTCGGCGCTGCCCATCACCAGCATATTGACGTTGAGCCTGCGGGCCTCATTGGCAATCGTATCTTCGGGCAAGCCTTCTTCAATGTGTAAGTTGCGAGTGCTGAGATTATGCTGCCGTGCCACCGTTGTGAGTCTTGCCTTATATTTGTCCCGTTCACAGAGTTGCTCTTGTTGCTGATGATTAAAGCTCATATAGAAGGGATCGGGCAAGTAACTGTTAATTAAGTGCAGATCATTAGATAGCAAGGTTGCAATCCGTTTACTTTCTTCTATCAGCGTTTCATTAAACTCAAGGTGACTGGTATTTTCATTGTCTAGTTCAAGGGCGGTGAGTACGTGACCATTTTCGTGCCAATCTTCAAGATCGACAAACATCACCGGAATATTAGGCAATCTCAGTAATTGCCATTCATCTGCAATTAAAAATTCACTGAAGAAAGGTGGATAGAATTTATGACTGACGATGATGAGGTCGTAATCTAACTGGCTACATTCATTGACGATAGCATTATGAATTGAATGGGAAAGGCATTCCTTTATACGGATTGGATATTGTTTGTCGGGATAGGCCAAGATAGGCTTTCGCCTGTCATCAGGCATTAACTTTGACTTATCTCTATGAAATAACAGATTAAGATTAAAATTGTGGGTTCGTTTCACTTTTAGGATAGTTAACGATGCGTGGCATTTCCTGGCCAATACGACGGACTTTTTTAGAACCGCGTTGGGGGGAACTGATTCATCCACCGCCGCGAGAATATGCTGGAAAGGCATGCTAAAACTCCTATTGACCTGAGAGGTAATTAAGTCTAGGAAAATAGGGCTCATACGGTAATATTAATTATCGCTATTAAATTTGCAATCTAGCCGATAATAATCTAACTAAAGTTAATAATTAAATTTCATGTAGTTACCTTAATCTACGATAGTGCTTTCGAATATTTTTTTATAATCATGCCTATTTATATAAAAATTTATTCATTCACCCTTCACAAAGGTGATTTTTATTATCATAGGGTATTTGGTATCGAGTATTTAGATATTGGGTTGTTTGAATATTCTAACGTATTCTAAAATTTAATATTATTTATGCTTTAGCTTGGATAATTATTCTGCACAATAAAAATGAAGGCTCTCTCAGAACCTTCATTATGTGTACATCTTTATTTACAAGATTAAGCGAATGACTACTGTAATAACTCCCGTGCATTGGCTAAGGTGTTGGTGGTAATCGTATCGCCACCGAGTAATCTGGCGAGCTCTTGGATACGTTGTTCCTTATCTAAAGGCGTCATAGTGGTTTCAGTACTTCCTGCCTTGTTGAATTTATTCACAAACATATGTTGATGACCATTACCTGCAACTTGCGGCAAGTGGGTTACACACAGTACTTGGGTCGATTCGCCAAGGCTACGCAGCATACGTCCAACCACGGCTGCAGTGGGGCCCGAGATCCCAACATCCACCTCATCGAAAATGAGTGTTGGTGTGGCAACCTTTTTCGCGGTAATGACTTGAATACCTAAGCCAATACGTGACAATTCGCCGCCTGAGGCAACCCTAGATATAGGTTGTAATGGCTGGCCAGGGTTGGTGGTGACCATAAACTCTATATTATCGCTGCCATTCATCGACATGATTTCTGGGTTGAAATTCACTTCAATGGTGAACTTACCCTTAGGCATATTGAGTTCGTGGATGGATTGAGTCACCAACTTATCCAACTCTTTCGCATAACGGGCGCGGCTCTGACTCAGCTTTTGCGCGTTAGCGAGGTAGGCCACTTTACTGGCCTCCAGTTGGCGTTGGATATCTTCTAGCTTATTTTCATCATCATCGAGTGTGGTGAGTTCGGCCCTGAGGGCGAGATGATGCTCGGCTAATTTGTCTGGGTTAACATGGTGCTTACGGGCCAGTTGCATGGCTTTAGAGAGCCTTTCCTCTAAATAGGCAAAATGCGCGGGGTCGAGTTCAAGTTTACTTAGGTAGTGCTGCAATTCGCCTGCGCTCTCTTGCACTTGAATTAGCGCTTCGTTCAGCATAGTGCTGACATTGGTTAATGCGGGATCATAGCTTTGCAAATTCTCTGCAAGGCCAACGGCTTTATTCAGTAGTGACTCGATATTGCTCTCTTCACCATCCGTGAGCAAAAACAGGCTGGCTTGGCAGCTATCGACCAATTCGGTGCCGTTTGCGAGACGTTTGTGTTCCTGTTCAATCTCTTCAAATTCACCGACCTTGAGATCAAACTCATCTAACTCTTCAACTTGATATTGCACCAGTTGTTTACGGGCGATACGTTCCTGCTGTGAGGCTTCTAATTGTTTGAGTTCGGCTTCAATTTGTTTACAGCGCTGATAGCTTGCCGCTACTGTGTCTATCAGTAGTCTGTGATTGGCGTAGCTATCGAGTAAGGTGAGCTGGTGTTCACTCTTTAACATTGCATGGTGGGCGTGCTGGCCATGAATCCCCACAAGCAATTGTCCCAGTAATTTCAGTTGAGTTAACGGCACAGGATTGCCATTGATATAGGCGCGTGAGCGGCCATCACTGCCAATGGTTCGACGCAGAATACACTCATCATCGAGTTCGAGATCGTTATCTTCGAGCCAGCGTTTTGCCAGAGGCACATCCTCGAGTGAAAATCGGGCACTGACTTCGGTTTTGCTCGCGCCAGGGCGAACACTGCTGGCATCGGCACGGTTGCCTAGGCACAAACCTAGCGCGTCGATGGCAATGGATTTCCCCGCGCCAGTCTCACCGGTAATGCTGGTCATACCGGGGCGAAAGTCCAGTTCAAGGAAACGTACGATAGCGAAATTGTTGATGCTGAGTTGGCAAAGCATAGTGAGTTCCTGTCGAAAAACTTACCAAATCACTGTATTGATAAACAGTATATACTGAATTTATATACAGTAAAGTGGCTTTGGGTGAATATTCGACATGTCGCTATATTGTAAAAT comes from the Shewanella mangrovisoli genome and includes:
- the recN gene encoding DNA repair protein RecN, with product MLCQLSINNFAIVRFLELDFRPGMTSITGETGAGKSIAIDALGLCLGNRADASSVRPGASKTEVSARFSLEDVPLAKRWLEDNDLELDDECILRRTIGSDGRSRAYINGNPVPLTQLKLLGQLLVGIHGQHAHHAMLKSEHQLTLLDSYANHRLLIDTVAASYQRCKQIEAELKQLEASQQERIARKQLVQYQVEELDEFDLKVGEFEEIEQEHKRLANGTELVDSCQASLFLLTDGEESNIESLLNKAVGLAENLQSYDPALTNVSTMLNEALIQVQESAGELQHYLSKLELDPAHFAYLEERLSKAMQLARKHHVNPDKLAEHHLALRAELTTLDDDENKLEDIQRQLEASKVAYLANAQKLSQSRARYAKELDKLVTQSIHELNMPKGKFTIEVNFNPEIMSMNGSDNIEFMVTTNPGQPLQPISRVASGGELSRIGLGIQVITAKKVATPTLIFDEVDVGISGPTAAVVGRMLRSLGESTQVLCVTHLPQVAGNGHQHMFVNKFNKAGSTETTMTPLDKEQRIQELARLLGGDTITTNTLANARELLQ